One region of Eubalaena glacialis isolate mEubGla1 chromosome 6, mEubGla1.1.hap2.+ XY, whole genome shotgun sequence genomic DNA includes:
- the CHODL gene encoding chondrolectin isoform X2 yields MAYFHELSSRVSFQEARLACESEGGVLLSLENEAEQKLIESMLQNLTKPGTGISDGDFWIGLWRNGEGQTSGACPDLYQWSDGSSSQYRNWYTDEPSCGSEKCVVMYHQPTANPGLGGPYLYQWNDDRCNMKHNYICKYEPEINPTAPVEKTYFTNQPGDTHENVVVTEAVKEEQKLAHTSPHCGFQKAPGKKVAWKYNNSLTWLQKRK; encoded by the exons ATGGCCTACTTCCATGAGCTATCCAGCCGAGTGAGCTTTCAGGAGGCACGCCTGGCTTGTGAGAGCGAAGGGGGAGTCCTTCTCAGCCTTGAGAATGAAGCAGAACAGAAGTTAATAGAAAGCATGTTGCAAAACCTGACAAAGCCAGGAACCGGGATTTCTGATGGTGATTTCTGGATAGGGCTTTGGAGAAATGGAGAGGGGCAAACATCTGGTGCCTGCCCAGATCTCTACCAGTGGTCCGATGGAAGCAGTTCCCAGTACCG AAACTGGTATACTGATGAACCTTCCTGTGGAAGTGAAAAGTGTGTTGTGATGTATCATCAGCCAACAGCCAATCCTGGCCTTGGGGGTCCCTACCTTTACCAGTGGAATGACGACAGGTGCAACATGAAGCACAATTACATCTGCAAGTATGAACCAG AGATTAATCCAACAGCTCCGGTAGAAAAGACTTATTTTACAAATCAACCTGGAGACACTCATGAAAACGTGGTTGTTACTGAGGCAG taaaggaagaacaaaaactaGCCCACACCAGTCCACACTGTGGATTTCAAAAAGCACCAGGAAAGAAAGTGGCATGGAAGTATAATAATTCATTGACTTGGctccagaaaagaaaatag
- the CHODL gene encoding chondrolectin isoform X1: MSRVVSLLLGAALLCGHGAFCRRVVSGQKVCFADFKHPCYKMAYFHELSSRVSFQEARLACESEGGVLLSLENEAEQKLIESMLQNLTKPGTGISDGDFWIGLWRNGEGQTSGACPDLYQWSDGSSSQYRNWYTDEPSCGSEKCVVMYHQPTANPGLGGPYLYQWNDDRCNMKHNYICKYEPEINPTAPVEKTYFTNQPGDTHENVVVTEAGLIPNLIYVVIPTIPLLLLILVAFGTCCFQMLHKSKGRTKTSPHQSTLWISKSTRKESGMEV; the protein is encoded by the exons ATGAGCCGCGTGGTCTCGCTGCTGCTGGGCGCCGCACTGCTCTGCGGCCACGGCGCCTTCTGCCGCCGGGTGGTCAGCG GCCAAAAGGTATGTTTTGCTGATTTCAAACATCCCTGCTACAAGATGGCCTACTTCCATGAGCTATCCAGCCGAGTGAGCTTTCAGGAGGCACGCCTGGCTTGTGAGAGCGAAGGGGGAGTCCTTCTCAGCCTTGAGAATGAAGCAGAACAGAAGTTAATAGAAAGCATGTTGCAAAACCTGACAAAGCCAGGAACCGGGATTTCTGATGGTGATTTCTGGATAGGGCTTTGGAGAAATGGAGAGGGGCAAACATCTGGTGCCTGCCCAGATCTCTACCAGTGGTCCGATGGAAGCAGTTCCCAGTACCG AAACTGGTATACTGATGAACCTTCCTGTGGAAGTGAAAAGTGTGTTGTGATGTATCATCAGCCAACAGCCAATCCTGGCCTTGGGGGTCCCTACCTTTACCAGTGGAATGACGACAGGTGCAACATGAAGCACAATTACATCTGCAAGTATGAACCAG AGATTAATCCAACAGCTCCGGTAGAAAAGACTTATTTTACAAATCAACCTGGAGACACTCATGAAAACGTGGTTGTTACTGAGGCAG GACTAATTCCCAATCTAATCTATGTTGTTATACCAACGATCCCATTGCTCTTACTGATACTGGTTGCTTTCGGAACCTGCTGTTTCCAGATGCTGCATAAAAG taaaggaagaacaaaaactaGCCCACACCAGTCCACACTGTGGATTTCAAAAAGCACCAGGAAAGAAAGTGGCATGGAAGTATAA